A stretch of the Rhinoderma darwinii isolate aRhiDar2 chromosome 3, aRhiDar2.hap1, whole genome shotgun sequence genome encodes the following:
- the FAM219B gene encoding protein FAM219B — translation MEPGSRSVTGHRSSAGDSAQGWTMESKGSGVEKKGPYLMSKGPTIQAKLQRQRDLARAALRKKGILGGTGKIKAAPKRSVKFNKGYAALTQASDEALVYLDSDSDVELESRCSSGYSSAEQVSQDLNRQLLQDGYHLDEIPDDEDLDLIPPKPIRSFYFPCCLGESWSCCIQ, via the exons ATGGAGCCTGGTAGTCGGAGTGTCACCGGACACcgctcctctgctggggacagcgCGCAG GGATGGACTATGGAGTCCAAGGGATCTGGTGTGGAAAAAAAAGGACCATATCTGATGAGCAAGGGTCCTACAATCCAAGCCAAGTTAC AAAGGCAGCGAGACTTGGCACGGGCAGCTCTCAGGAAAAAAGGAATACTTGGAGGAACAGGGAAAATAAAGGCTGCACCTAAAAG GTCAGTAAAGTTTAACAAGGGATATGCAGCCCTCACCCAGGCATCTGACGAAGCCCTAGTGTACCTGGATTCTGACAG TGATGTGGAGCTGGAATCTAGATGCTCCTCTGGATATTCATCGGCAGAG caaGTCTCACAAGACCTTAACAGGCAACTTCTCCAGGATGGCTACCATTTAGATGAGATTCCAGACGATGAGGATCTAGACTTGATTCCCCCCAAGCCTATACGGTCTTTCTACTTTCCATGCTGTTTGGGGGAATCCTGGTCGTGCTGCATCCAGTGA